The DNA region CGGCCGCCTCGCCGCCGACATCTCCGATCAGGCTTGCCAGCCCGCGCCCCAGTCGCGAACGCGCTTCATCGGCCATTGTTGCGAGCTCCCTTGGATTCACACGCAGTACTCCAGACTTGAATTTCAGAATCGTCGAATGGGCCGCGCGCAGCGAAACCCATCGCTCTCATTGTGTGCAATGATGGGGTTCGCTTCACGGCGCCCATCCACCACATCGTCAATGCGCGCGCAGCTCGCGCTCGCGCTGGATCACTTCGGTGGCGAGCTTGAGATACGCATCGCTGCCGGCGCATTTGAGATCGTAGACCAGCACCGGCTTGCCGTAGGACGGCGCTTCCGAGATGCGCACGTTGCGCGGGATCATGGTGTCGTAGACCTTGTTGCCCATGAACTGGCGCACGTCGGCAACCACCTGGTTGGACAGGTTATTGCGCGAGTCGAACATGGTCAGCACGATGCCGTGGATCGACAGGGTCGGATTGAGCGTCGAGCGCACTTGCTCAACGGTCTGCAGCAATTGCGACAGACCTTCGAGCGCGAAGAACTCGCATTGCAGCGGCACCAGGATCGCATCCGACGCCGCCATCGCATTGACGGTGAGCAGATTGAGCGAGGGCGGGCAGTCGATCAGCACATAGGTGTAATCGGAGTCGGGCGAGACGTTGTTGTTCAGCCCGGCGATCGCATCGCGCAGCCGGAAGGCGCGGCCCGGCGTGGTGCCGAGCTCGAGCTCGAGGCCGGAGAGATCCATGGTGGAGGCGGCGATGTGCAGCCGCGGCACCGCGGTCGCGACCACGGCATCGCGCAGCGGCGCTTCGCCGATCAGGACATCGTAGGTCGAGCAGCTGCGGTTGCGGC from Bradyrhizobium sp. B124 includes:
- a CDS encoding ParA family protein, with the translated sequence MTVMDEVYQEDKASQPPGHPRILSLANQKGGVGKTTTAINLGTALAAIGERVLIVDLDPQGNASTGLGIDRRNRSCSTYDVLIGEAPLRDAVVATAVPRLHIAASTMDLSGLELELGTTPGRAFRLRDAIAGLNNNVSPDSDYTYVLIDCPPSLNLLTVNAMAASDAILVPLQCEFFALEGLSQLLQTVEQVRSTLNPTLSIHGIVLTMFDSRNNLSNQVVADVRQFMGNKVYDTMIPRNVRISEAPSYGKPVLVYDLKCAGSDAYLKLATEVIQRERELRAH